A window of the Planctomycetaceae bacterium genome harbors these coding sequences:
- a CDS encoding FliM/FliN family flagellar motor switch protein, whose translation MTQSDAIFNVDFSAPRGLTGSANRALSSWQTTACSILKEIWQGLLGSEFDLNLGQLDSSVAQKAIRSLPDPGYAARLAIGEERFPAFVVFSAQTIQALVSDMLGTLGEEWPEVKPLTPAEASMVELLMGEVARSFSVAWPDVDPLQCFLQSVVSRPLRSRVFPPDEILARTRITLTLPLGTDEITLLFPRAGLASIGIVETDPQESAAQPATPQLRALAEKLPVTLIVELGRASLTLKQMNNLAVGDVLMLDQPVTAPLEASIGGKLQWLGHPCRMGPRQGFRVIATASQKRQPTKHQ comes from the coding sequence ATGACTCAATCCGATGCCATCTTCAATGTCGACTTCTCTGCCCCGCGTGGTTTGACGGGATCAGCCAACCGCGCGCTGTCTTCGTGGCAGACAACGGCGTGTTCGATTCTGAAGGAGATCTGGCAGGGACTGCTCGGGTCCGAATTCGATCTGAATCTGGGACAGCTGGACTCCAGCGTCGCTCAGAAGGCAATTCGCAGCCTGCCGGATCCCGGTTATGCCGCACGACTTGCCATTGGAGAAGAACGATTTCCTGCGTTTGTCGTATTCTCTGCGCAAACGATTCAGGCCCTGGTATCAGACATGCTCGGGACCCTTGGCGAGGAGTGGCCGGAAGTAAAGCCCCTGACTCCGGCGGAAGCATCGATGGTCGAACTGCTCATGGGCGAAGTCGCGCGTTCGTTCAGCGTTGCGTGGCCAGATGTCGATCCACTTCAGTGCTTCCTTCAAAGCGTGGTCTCAAGACCTCTTCGCAGTCGCGTCTTCCCTCCGGATGAGATTCTTGCACGAACTCGAATCACGCTGACACTGCCGCTGGGAACGGATGAGATCACGCTGTTGTTTCCGAGAGCCGGGCTGGCATCAATTGGCATTGTCGAAACAGACCCGCAGGAATCCGCGGCTCAGCCCGCGACACCACAACTGCGAGCACTTGCTGAAAAGCTTCCGGTAACGCTGATCGTGGAACTCGGACGCGCCAGTCTCACACTGAAACAGATGAACAACCTGGCGGTCGGAGATGTTCTGATGTTGGATCAACCTGTCACAGCCCCGCTGGAAGCATCGATAGGCGGCAAACTGCAATGGCTCGGGCACCCTTGTCGAATGGGGCCGCGTCAGGGGTTCAGGGTGATCGCGACGGCCTCACAAAAGAGACAGCCCACGAAGCACCAGTGA
- a CDS encoding dihydroorotase, with the protein MRTLIRNASVVLPETTAQVNVLVEDSRIVSIDAPSNTSADEIVDASGLHLIPGVIDDQVHFRDPGLTHKEDLITGSRACAKGGVTTFLEMPNTNPTTTTIEALHAKLELASKRCRVNYGFYIGATPNNLDVLKRARRTPGIKIFIGSSTGDLLVDDQQALEQIFAETTLPICAHCEDEATVRSNAERLNGGHSYEDHSLIRDHAAALIATRRAVDLAERHQHRFHVLHVSTAQEVDFLKTTSSLITAEVCPHHLFFNTDDYSTLKSLVQMNPSIKFRSDNEALWRGLLDGTIEVIATDHAPHLLEEKSQPYPKSPSGLPAVENSLALMLDSVAKGRCNLQQVVAWMCEAPARVWNLARKGKIQEGFDADLVLVDLQKNDTILNENQLTKAGWSPWHGTTLTGWPVRTWVLGQTVFVDGKVREEVRGGEVEFDR; encoded by the coding sequence ATGAGAACCCTGATCCGTAACGCGTCTGTGGTTTTGCCGGAAACCACGGCTCAAGTGAATGTACTCGTGGAAGACTCACGAATCGTTTCTATTGACGCCCCTTCCAACACATCCGCCGATGAGATCGTGGATGCGTCCGGACTGCATTTAATTCCCGGAGTGATTGATGATCAGGTGCATTTTCGTGATCCGGGACTCACCCACAAAGAAGACCTCATCACTGGAAGCCGGGCCTGCGCGAAGGGCGGAGTGACCACGTTCCTGGAGATGCCCAATACGAACCCCACGACAACGACCATCGAAGCTCTGCATGCCAAGCTGGAACTGGCATCCAAGAGATGCAGGGTCAACTATGGTTTTTACATTGGTGCGACCCCAAACAATCTCGATGTACTGAAGCGTGCCAGGCGAACTCCCGGCATTAAGATTTTTATAGGATCCAGTACCGGCGATTTACTGGTGGATGACCAGCAGGCACTTGAGCAAATCTTTGCTGAAACAACATTGCCCATTTGCGCGCACTGCGAAGATGAAGCCACCGTCCGCAGCAACGCCGAGCGACTGAATGGAGGTCATTCATACGAAGATCACAGTCTGATTCGCGATCACGCCGCCGCACTGATTGCAACCAGGCGAGCTGTTGATCTGGCCGAACGCCATCAGCACCGGTTTCATGTCCTTCATGTTTCCACCGCTCAGGAAGTGGATTTTCTGAAGACTACCAGTTCTCTGATTACGGCCGAAGTGTGCCCGCATCATCTGTTTTTCAACACGGACGATTACTCGACCCTGAAATCTCTGGTTCAGATGAACCCATCCATTAAATTTCGATCCGACAACGAAGCGCTATGGCGTGGCCTGCTGGATGGCACCATCGAAGTGATTGCAACGGATCATGCCCCTCATTTGCTTGAGGAAAAGAGTCAACCTTATCCCAAGTCCCCATCCGGGCTGCCTGCCGTTGAGAATTCACTTGCACTGATGCTGGATAGTGTTGCGAAAGGCCGCTGCAACCTCCAGCAGGTGGTGGCATGGATGTGTGAAGCGCCGGCACGGGTTTGGAATCTGGCACGCAAGGGAAAGATTCAGGAAGGATTTGATGCGGATCTGGTCCTGGTCGACCTGCAAAAGAACGACACGATTCTCAACGAAAACCAGCTCACGAAAGCGGGTTGGTCTCCGTGGCATGGGACAACCCTCACAGGATGGCCCGTGAGAACCTGGGTGCTGGGCCAAACCGTATTTGTCGACGGCAAAGTGCGCGAAGAAGTACGCGGTGGCGAAGTGGAATTCGATCGATAA
- a CDS encoding sigma-70 family RNA polymerase sigma factor: MSAGIQSAVRAYHKVCRADLRDQLILEHLSFVRHILGRMLGSLPEHVDSENLESAGILGLVEAAGQFDPTRGVAFTTFAYRRIKGAIVDELRRNCPLPQKMLQTWALIREKSADIELPLTSEKISAATGLSIDHVEECLAAIRLTRPENWTDELCEIPNPDDRILDGEAASFQMEQREILIEAISQLPDNMRNAVAMYHYEDMRMKEIGEVLELSESRVSRLLAEAELRLRTSIIRMMSDVS, encoded by the coding sequence ATGAGCGCAGGAATTCAATCCGCAGTCCGTGCATACCACAAGGTGTGCAGAGCAGACCTGAGAGACCAGCTGATCCTGGAGCATCTCTCCTTCGTGCGCCACATCCTCGGTCGCATGCTGGGCTCGTTGCCGGAACATGTGGACAGCGAAAATCTGGAGTCTGCGGGTATCCTTGGCCTCGTGGAAGCAGCTGGTCAATTTGATCCGACACGCGGTGTAGCCTTCACAACGTTCGCGTATCGTCGCATCAAAGGTGCGATTGTTGATGAGCTGCGTCGCAACTGCCCACTTCCTCAGAAAATGCTGCAGACGTGGGCGTTGATCCGCGAGAAGTCGGCCGACATTGAACTCCCTCTGACATCTGAAAAAATCTCTGCAGCGACCGGGCTGTCCATCGATCACGTGGAAGAGTGCCTGGCTGCTATTCGTCTAACAAGGCCCGAAAACTGGACAGACGAACTCTGCGAGATCCCGAATCCGGACGATCGAATCCTGGATGGTGAAGCTGCATCATTTCAGATGGAACAGCGAGAAATTCTTATTGAAGCGATTTCTCAGCTCCCTGATAACATGCGAAATGCTGTGGCCATGTACCACTACGAAGACATGCGGATGAAGGAAATTGGTGAGGTTCTTGAGCTTTCAGAATCTCGAGTTTCGCGCCTGCTGGCCGAAGCCGAATTGCGACTACGGACCTCAATCATTCGAATGATGAGCGACGTTTCCTGA
- a CDS encoding flagellar basal body-associated FliL family protein, which yields MADEQAAEASDEKGKPSVLPWIVVGIISAAAGSAVPLLMPTSDPAEAEPIVEVKKPVFELPKEEETVFVTFGDPKKDQDITVNLNESRMTRFLLVAITLQIPKSQELEFPKLLETKKAQLRSWLLSEMADMELDDVRGAAGMNRLRRTIREHFNSVLYPDGTDMIYDVLFDKYNVQ from the coding sequence ATGGCAGACGAACAGGCAGCAGAAGCAAGCGACGAGAAAGGGAAGCCCAGCGTCCTGCCCTGGATTGTTGTCGGAATTATCAGCGCAGCTGCAGGAAGTGCTGTTCCGCTGCTGATGCCGACGAGCGATCCAGCGGAGGCAGAGCCGATTGTGGAGGTGAAAAAGCCTGTCTTCGAGTTGCCAAAGGAGGAAGAAACCGTTTTTGTCACATTCGGTGACCCCAAGAAAGATCAGGATATCACTGTCAATCTTAACGAAAGCCGAATGACGCGTTTTCTCCTCGTGGCGATCACACTGCAAATCCCGAAGTCACAGGAACTGGAATTCCCGAAGCTGCTGGAAACCAAAAAGGCACAGCTTCGCAGCTGGTTGTTAAGCGAAATGGCAGACATGGAGCTTGACGACGTCCGCGGCGCGGCAGGTATGAATCGACTTCGCAGGACAATTCGAGAGCATTTCAATTCTGTCCTTTACCCGGACGGGACGGACATGATCTATGACGTGCTGTTCGACAAGTACAACGTGCAGTAA
- a CDS encoding porin yields MLRKRYAAVTLALATLWPGGTAALLAEDGPPSDYQYGFLNSLRVTSNSLQSDAFESLNVVPVSASATNSLNGPVRPYEDEASETDTEGELSFEDRLAKMEKGWEDLDKAWKKLEDAEKKKKADAASKPTYKINGRIHADYWDYLNTSAGIGYFEHPSGAAFGNDPDDMFAFRRIRLEMKGDIPDHMLWRIQVDFNNPSAAELKDGYLGFSNLPGNQVLLIGNQKRPLGLDHLNSSRFNVFMERPLVVETFNSDARRPGICMHGYSDDETYHWSYGAFYLENISGDGRTLGDSRQMSVNGRFGATPWYDDASDGRGYFHWAVAGMAADPDGGASAADPFSNESRFATRAENRSGSRWFDTSAISGAGWYEVLAAEAIMNVGPTQIVGEYQHTFVQRDSGFNDINLSGGYVYVSYFLTGEYIPFDRTSGTIERVVPHENFFLVDRQCGGHGVGWGAWNVAARYSYLDLTDGDVLGGVGNAGTLALNWFWNPFAKVQFNLTHGAVTDHRNVGGYMAGDYTTLGTRFAIEF; encoded by the coding sequence GTGTTAAGAAAACGTTATGCCGCCGTCACCCTCGCGCTGGCTACTCTGTGGCCAGGTGGAACAGCAGCGTTACTCGCCGAAGATGGTCCACCGTCTGACTATCAGTACGGATTTCTGAACAGCCTTCGTGTGACCAGCAACTCGCTGCAATCGGATGCATTTGAGTCGTTGAACGTGGTTCCCGTCTCCGCCAGTGCCACAAATTCACTGAACGGCCCTGTGCGCCCCTATGAGGACGAAGCGTCAGAGACGGACACGGAAGGTGAACTTTCGTTCGAAGATCGTCTTGCCAAAATGGAAAAGGGCTGGGAGGATCTGGATAAGGCCTGGAAAAAGCTCGAAGACGCAGAGAAGAAGAAAAAAGCGGATGCTGCTTCGAAGCCTACTTATAAGATCAACGGACGAATCCACGCTGATTACTGGGACTATCTGAATACTTCAGCCGGGATTGGCTATTTCGAACACCCCAGTGGGGCTGCGTTCGGCAACGATCCGGACGATATGTTTGCCTTCCGCCGAATTCGGCTCGAGATGAAGGGCGACATTCCTGATCACATGCTCTGGAGAATTCAGGTCGACTTCAACAACCCTAGTGCTGCGGAGTTGAAAGACGGGTATCTGGGTTTCAGCAATCTGCCGGGCAATCAGGTCCTTCTGATTGGAAATCAAAAGCGACCGCTGGGTCTGGACCATTTGAACAGCAGCCGTTTCAACGTCTTTATGGAACGGCCGCTGGTTGTCGAGACTTTCAATTCCGATGCACGTCGCCCTGGGATCTGCATGCACGGGTACTCGGATGATGAAACATACCATTGGAGTTACGGTGCCTTTTACCTGGAAAATATTTCCGGAGACGGTCGGACGCTGGGGGACTCTCGTCAGATGAGTGTCAACGGGCGTTTCGGGGCCACGCCCTGGTACGATGACGCCAGCGACGGAAGAGGCTATTTTCATTGGGCCGTGGCTGGCATGGCTGCTGACCCGGACGGTGGAGCCTCTGCTGCGGACCCATTCTCAAATGAAAGCCGATTTGCGACGCGAGCTGAAAATCGCAGCGGAAGCCGCTGGTTCGATACCTCCGCCATCTCTGGCGCCGGTTGGTACGAGGTGCTTGCTGCAGAAGCCATTATGAACGTGGGGCCAACACAGATTGTTGGCGAATATCAGCACACGTTTGTCCAGCGCGACAGTGGATTCAATGACATTAACCTCAGCGGTGGATATGTCTATGTGTCCTACTTCCTGACGGGTGAGTACATTCCGTTTGATCGAACCAGTGGCACGATTGAGCGAGTCGTGCCCCACGAGAACTTCTTCCTTGTCGATCGCCAGTGCGGTGGACATGGAGTTGGCTGGGGTGCATGGAATGTGGCTGCACGCTATTCGTACCTGGATCTGACTGACGGTGACGTACTGGGAGGAGTCGGCAACGCCGGAACCCTGGCGTTGAACTGGTTCTGGAATCCGTTTGCAAAAGTGCAGTTCAATCTGACCCATGGTGCCGTCACCGACCACAGGAACGTCGGCGGCTACATGGCGGGCGATTACACAACTCTGGGCACACGTTTTGCCATTGAGTTCTGA
- a CDS encoding flagellar biosynthetic protein FliO — MQVTSTEAGYESFRRRQAPGLPLDRDSAREPFRELCQCVFCTGLRFATVSAACLLVLCNDASQVFATPESGLYQLTELSSPESNPVQNHPAGEATLQNPADRTLAPPSIPRTQLTPTDLFAAPPAVTKWPTGQRQPASNPPVSDQPASNRGNHLRRTSDSSAQEPLSEAAPFLDLRAESADASSPQVPFSKSPGEEAINSGSVFPKSRFITTVIWLIVLLCILILSVIGMRKWQQSRGLLPVSNGQSRVLQTLSLGPGRTISLIEMDGLRALVGSDSGGIRTIVLTPPSFEETVVQADLHTDDQYSINTRMEA, encoded by the coding sequence ATGCAGGTCACCAGCACGGAAGCCGGTTACGAATCCTTTCGCAGAAGACAGGCTCCTGGCCTGCCTCTGGACAGAGATTCCGCGCGCGAGCCATTCCGGGAATTGTGTCAGTGCGTCTTTTGCACCGGGCTGCGTTTCGCAACGGTCTCGGCTGCCTGCCTTCTGGTTTTATGCAACGACGCGTCACAGGTTTTCGCGACACCAGAATCTGGGCTCTACCAACTCACCGAGCTTAGCTCACCGGAATCCAACCCGGTGCAGAATCATCCGGCCGGAGAAGCGACTTTACAGAATCCAGCAGACCGAACACTGGCACCGCCCTCCATCCCGAGGACACAGTTAACTCCGACAGATCTGTTCGCGGCTCCGCCGGCTGTGACGAAGTGGCCAACGGGACAGCGCCAGCCCGCCAGCAACCCGCCCGTCAGCGACCAGCCCGCCAGCAACCGTGGGAACCATCTTCGCCGGACATCAGATTCCAGTGCGCAGGAGCCCTTGTCGGAGGCAGCGCCGTTTCTTGATCTGCGAGCAGAATCAGCTGATGCTTCGTCTCCGCAGGTGCCATTCTCAAAGAGCCCGGGAGAAGAAGCGATCAACAGTGGTTCGGTGTTTCCAAAATCTCGTTTCATCACGACCGTGATCTGGCTGATTGTCTTGTTATGTATTCTCATCCTTTCTGTGATTGGAATGCGAAAATGGCAGCAGAGTCGTGGTTTGCTTCCGGTCAGCAACGGTCAGTCTCGGGTTCTGCAGACGCTTTCCCTGGGGCCTGGTCGTACCATATCGTTGATTGAAATGGATGGACTTCGCGCTCTTGTTGGATCGGACTCCGGTGGTATTCGCACGATTGTTCTGACACCGCCCTCTTTTGAAGAGACGGTTGTGCAGGCTGACCTCCACACTGATGATCAGTATTCCATCAATACACGAATGGAGGCGTAG
- the fliP gene encoding flagellar type III secretion system pore protein FliP (The bacterial flagellar biogenesis protein FliP forms a type III secretion system (T3SS)-type pore required for flagellar assembly.), giving the protein MDLESASTVQQVISSDGFEALSPQLKVALFIGGMALISSALVTMTAFTRIVIVLSFVRRALSTQEIPPTQVILGLSLFLTFFVMSPTITLIEKDAVQPYLADQISLDQALSNGSDAMKSFMLQQTRLQDIALFAKMARISRIQTPYDTPMNVLIPAYVISELKTAFIMGFCLYIPFILIDLVVSVILMSLGMMMMSPMVISTPFKIMLFVLVDGWQLIAHVLSMSFH; this is encoded by the coding sequence ATGGATCTTGAGTCAGCATCGACAGTCCAGCAGGTCATTTCCTCCGACGGTTTCGAAGCGCTGTCGCCCCAGTTGAAAGTGGCATTGTTTATCGGCGGTATGGCGCTGATTTCATCTGCCCTGGTCACTATGACGGCGTTTACACGCATCGTCATTGTTCTTTCGTTTGTGCGCCGCGCACTGTCAACTCAGGAAATTCCTCCGACGCAGGTGATTCTGGGCCTGTCCCTTTTCCTGACGTTCTTTGTGATGTCGCCAACAATCACGCTGATCGAGAAAGATGCCGTTCAGCCATACCTGGCCGACCAGATCTCGCTTGACCAGGCACTCAGTAATGGATCAGACGCAATGAAGTCGTTCATGCTGCAGCAGACACGACTGCAGGACATCGCGCTGTTCGCGAAAATGGCCAGGATTTCCCGGATTCAAACGCCTTATGACACGCCGATGAATGTGCTGATTCCCGCCTACGTCATCAGTGAACTGAAGACGGCGTTCATCATGGGATTCTGTCTTTATATCCCATTCATCCTGATCGACCTTGTTGTGTCCGTCATCCTGATGTCACTGGGCATGATGATGATGTCTCCGATGGTGATTTCCACACCCTTCAAGATCATGCTGTTCGTCCTGGTGGATGGATGGCAGTTGATCGCTCACGTCCTCAGCATGAGTTTTCACTGA
- a CDS encoding DUF1552 domain-containing protein, which translates to MTSRFSLNRRSVLRGIGTGLSLPLLDIMQPAARASLAGGAAAGANAANVRMACLFFANGAIMPEWKPTGEGRDFQFSKSLEPLEAFRDDLNILGGLAQHHARANGDGAGDHARNASAFLTGAQPRKTSGADISVGISIDQAVAAQVGSQTRLPSIELGIDRGRNAGSCDSGYSCAYSSNISWKSASTPCSKEVNPRAAFERLFGSPETAADMERRIRNRKSILDFVADDARRLNRNLGSSDRQKLDEYFTSVREIEERVARAASGPKEIPELALPEGVPAELPEHMRLMFDIIVLAFQTNCTRVATLMIADAGSNRTYPEIGVKNGHHELSHHRNDEEMMKQIAKIDRYLVEQFAYFLQRMKSVREGDRTLLDNSMILYGSAIADGNRHNHHDLPIILAGKGGGSIETGRHIVMKEETPLNNLFLGMSQRMGVSIDRLGDSTGILEL; encoded by the coding sequence ATGACCTCTCGATTTTCATTGAACCGTCGGTCGGTGCTCCGCGGAATTGGAACCGGCCTGTCTCTACCCCTGCTCGACATCATGCAGCCGGCGGCGCGTGCATCACTAGCCGGTGGAGCTGCTGCGGGGGCCAATGCAGCCAATGTGCGAATGGCATGCTTGTTCTTTGCCAACGGGGCAATCATGCCCGAATGGAAGCCGACGGGTGAAGGTCGGGACTTTCAGTTTTCAAAGTCGCTCGAACCACTGGAAGCATTCCGGGACGATTTAAATATCCTGGGTGGTCTGGCCCAACACCATGCTCGCGCAAACGGTGATGGTGCCGGCGACCACGCTCGAAACGCCAGTGCATTCCTGACAGGCGCTCAGCCCCGTAAGACGTCCGGCGCGGATATCAGCGTCGGAATCTCAATCGACCAGGCCGTCGCTGCGCAAGTCGGCAGTCAAACACGGTTGCCATCAATCGAACTCGGTATTGACCGCGGCCGAAATGCGGGAAGCTGCGACTCCGGTTACAGTTGTGCCTATTCAAGCAACATTTCGTGGAAGTCTGCCAGCACGCCTTGTTCCAAGGAAGTCAATCCGCGGGCAGCTTTCGAACGATTATTCGGAAGCCCGGAAACTGCGGCAGACATGGAACGGCGCATTCGCAATCGCAAAAGCATCCTCGACTTCGTTGCTGACGACGCCCGACGACTGAACCGCAATCTGGGCAGTTCGGATCGACAGAAACTGGATGAATACTTCACAAGCGTTCGCGAAATCGAAGAGCGCGTCGCGCGGGCGGCTTCCGGCCCGAAAGAGATCCCGGAACTTGCCTTACCAGAAGGCGTGCCTGCAGAACTGCCGGAACACATGCGATTGATGTTCGATATTATTGTGCTGGCGTTTCAGACGAATTGCACACGCGTTGCAACTCTGATGATTGCGGACGCTGGCAGTAACAGAACGTATCCGGAGATCGGCGTTAAGAATGGTCATCACGAACTGTCTCATCATCGCAATGATGAAGAGATGATGAAGCAGATTGCCAAAATCGACCGCTACCTGGTCGAACAATTCGCCTACTTCCTGCAGCGGATGAAATCCGTCCGGGAAGGCGATCGGACACTGCTGGACAACAGCATGATCCTTTACGGGAGTGCCATAGCGGACGGCAATCGACACAACCACCACGATTTGCCAATCATCCTGGCTGGCAAGGGTGGCGGCTCGATCGAAACTGGTCGTCACATAGTGATGAAGGAAGAAACTCCGCTGAACAATCTGTTTCTCGGAATGTCCCAGCGAATGGGTGTTTCGATCGACCGTTTGGGAGACAGCACCGGCATCCTGGAGCTTTAG
- the fliN gene encoding flagellar motor switch protein FliN, giving the protein MSNAEETAVAEESASESVVDQIQGDVAENVSEAHPVEFPQASKSKAKSSLPIERFAEVSIELSVEIGRVTMPIGEMLQLGEGAVVELNRSVTESVDVMAQGIRIASGEVVVIDDRFAVRITEIASSEE; this is encoded by the coding sequence GTGAGTAATGCAGAAGAAACAGCTGTCGCAGAAGAATCCGCCTCTGAAAGTGTTGTCGATCAGATTCAGGGAGATGTGGCTGAGAACGTTTCAGAAGCTCATCCCGTCGAATTCCCTCAGGCGTCGAAGTCAAAGGCAAAGTCGAGCCTTCCAATCGAACGTTTTGCTGAGGTCAGCATCGAACTGTCGGTAGAAATTGGCCGAGTCACGATGCCGATCGGTGAGATGCTTCAACTGGGCGAAGGCGCGGTTGTGGAATTGAATCGGAGTGTCACTGAATCGGTGGATGTCATGGCCCAGGGAATCCGTATCGCAAGTGGCGAAGTGGTGGTCATTGATGACCGTTTTGCCGTTCGGATCACTGAGATCGCGAGCAGCGAAGAATAG
- a CDS encoding flagellar biosynthesis protein FlhA yields the protein MTQPSINKPGGFLSLKSETALSLAMLFVLVIMLVPLPQWLLDVLLAGNLGITTLLLLVTLSARRALDLTVFPSLLLLLTLYRVAMNIATTRLILLEGDAGHIVTAFGNYVVGGNLVVGLVVFLILVVVQFMVVTKGAGRISEVSARFTLDAMPGKQMAIDGELNAGSIDDKEARRRREELSRETEFYGAMDGASKFVRGDAVAGLIVTGVNLVGGVIVGISRGMSFGESIKTYSILTVGDGLVSQIPALIIATTAGLLVTKTSSDDSLGDEIKTQMLASERPVWVGATLLVVISLMPGLPKLPFLGVAGAMYLGVLSSRKKLTAQDEDPSDHHPGQPTPPGGGGGISNNVAGEEPDDDRYLDEFLLTERAVVEVGSRLVPYIQSKRVKGLSERITALRREFSKLNGLWVPPMRVHSNLSLNPEEYRILIAGRKVAGAELRTDLMLAILPDSKAVNVSGEATTEPAFGLDARWIADENRRTAEMQGCTVVDPLSVLITHLGEILKRYGHELLTREALKQILDRAREFAPTIVDEIKPETIRMGTLHQVLVQLAEDRIPLSDIALILESIINHAPSCKTPEELTDFVRVDLGRLVCERFRGVDGRLRVIAIDPRLDTRMRQSVNQDQLALGAVPLTRLIEAVGKAWKDSERRQQPLALLVDQSLRRPVRRLLARTTPDLGIVAYQEIPSDIVIDSVVILQHDDIVGPNATNEPTQGRVNTGEISPTKREAA from the coding sequence ATGACTCAACCCAGTATCAATAAGCCCGGCGGTTTTCTTTCGCTGAAGAGCGAAACAGCATTGTCTCTTGCGATGCTGTTTGTGCTTGTCATCATGCTCGTGCCATTGCCGCAATGGCTGCTGGATGTGCTGCTTGCGGGCAACCTTGGAATCACAACGCTTCTGCTGCTGGTGACGCTTAGTGCCCGCCGGGCACTGGATCTGACAGTATTCCCGTCGCTGCTTCTTTTGCTGACGCTTTACCGCGTCGCGATGAATATTGCCACGACGCGCCTGATTCTGCTGGAGGGTGATGCCGGCCACATCGTGACCGCCTTTGGCAATTATGTTGTGGGCGGAAATCTGGTTGTTGGGCTGGTTGTTTTTCTGATTCTGGTCGTCGTGCAGTTCATGGTTGTCACGAAAGGTGCCGGCCGAATTTCAGAAGTCTCGGCACGCTTTACTCTGGATGCCATGCCCGGAAAGCAGATGGCGATTGATGGAGAACTGAACGCGGGTTCGATCGATGACAAGGAAGCACGCAGACGTCGTGAGGAGCTTTCGCGGGAGACAGAATTCTATGGTGCGATGGATGGGGCCAGCAAGTTTGTTCGAGGTGATGCAGTTGCCGGATTGATCGTCACCGGGGTGAACCTGGTCGGCGGCGTGATCGTGGGCATTTCGCGAGGAATGTCATTTGGTGAATCCATCAAGACCTACTCGATCCTGACAGTTGGAGATGGACTTGTTTCACAGATTCCCGCCCTGATCATTGCCACAACGGCGGGACTTCTGGTGACCAAAACCTCATCCGACGACAGTCTGGGGGATGAAATCAAGACCCAGATGCTGGCATCTGAACGTCCCGTTTGGGTTGGCGCGACATTACTTGTGGTGATCAGTCTGATGCCGGGCCTTCCCAAGCTGCCATTTCTGGGCGTCGCCGGCGCCATGTATTTGGGGGTCCTCAGTTCACGGAAGAAGTTGACGGCGCAGGACGAAGATCCGAGCGATCACCATCCTGGGCAACCGACGCCTCCAGGAGGCGGAGGCGGGATCAGTAACAATGTGGCTGGCGAAGAACCTGATGATGACCGCTACCTGGATGAATTTCTCCTGACCGAACGTGCTGTGGTTGAAGTCGGTTCTCGACTGGTTCCATACATTCAGAGCAAGCGAGTCAAAGGACTGTCCGAACGTATTACGGCGCTTCGACGCGAGTTTTCGAAGTTGAATGGCCTTTGGGTTCCACCGATGCGGGTTCACAGCAACCTGTCTTTGAATCCGGAAGAGTACCGGATTCTTATCGCTGGCCGAAAGGTGGCGGGGGCCGAGCTTCGTACGGACCTGATGCTGGCGATTCTGCCGGATTCCAAGGCTGTCAACGTCTCGGGTGAAGCAACAACAGAGCCTGCTTTTGGACTCGATGCGCGATGGATCGCTGATGAAAATCGTCGCACTGCAGAGATGCAGGGTTGTACGGTTGTGGATCCGCTCAGTGTCCTGATTACGCACCTGGGTGAAATTCTGAAGCGTTATGGACACGAGTTACTGACGCGAGAAGCGCTGAAACAGATTCTGGATCGAGCACGTGAATTTGCTCCCACCATCGTAGATGAGATCAAGCCGGAGACCATTCGCATGGGAACGCTTCATCAGGTGCTTGTTCAACTGGCCGAAGATCGGATTCCACTGTCTGACATTGCTCTGATACTCGAATCTATCATCAATCATGCACCGTCGTGTAAGACCCCGGAGGAGCTAACGGATTTTGTCCGTGTCGATCTTGGCCGTCTGGTTTGCGAACGTTTTCGCGGCGTTGATGGTCGCCTCCGCGTCATTGCGATTGACCCCCGCCTGGATACCCGCATGCGTCAGTCCGTAAATCAGGATCAACTGGCACTGGGAGCTGTACCATTGACGCGATTGATCGAAGCAGTTGGCAAGGCATGGAAAGATTCTGAACGTAGACAACAGCCATTGGCACTTTTGGTCGATCAATCTCTCCGGAGACCGGTTCGACGGCTTCTTGCCAGGACAACTCCTGACCTGGGAATCGTTGCCTACCAGGAAATACCCAGTGATATAGTAATCGATTCCGTTGTCATTCTTCAGCACGATGACATCGTCGGACCGAATGCAACGAATGAACCGACACAGGGAAGGGTAAATACGGGGGAGATCAGTCCGACGAAACGCGAGGCTGCGTGA